The Thermobispora bispora DSM 43833 genome window below encodes:
- the coaBC gene encoding bifunctional phosphopantothenoylcysteine decarboxylase/phosphopantothenate--cysteine ligase CoaBC — protein sequence MTSVVLGVSAGIAAYKACELLRLFTESGHDVRVVPTRDALRFVGEPAWAALSGNPVATEVWQSVHEVPHVRIGKEADLVVVAPATADLLAKAAHGLADDLLTATLLTARCPVVFAPAMHTEMWEHPATRANVALLRERGAIVIEPAVGRLTGADTGPGRLPEPTEIFEVCRRVLAGRGTDLAGRHVVVSAGGTREAIDPVRFIGNRSSGLQGYALARTAVARGAEVTLVAANVALPDPAGAKIVRVESALELREAVLAAAEQADAVVMAAAVADFRPERRSDVKIKKTSAEPEPIRLVKNPDVLAELVAQRRARREAGGPAGPRVIVGFAAETDDVLANGRAKLERKGCDLLVVNQVGENLGFGTPDNAAVVLAADGGMVEVPRGPKEDLADVIWDLVAERLG from the coding sequence GTGACCTCCGTGGTGCTCGGCGTGAGCGCCGGGATCGCCGCCTACAAGGCGTGTGAGCTCCTCCGTCTGTTCACCGAGTCCGGCCACGACGTGCGGGTCGTGCCGACCAGGGACGCCCTCCGGTTCGTCGGTGAGCCCGCATGGGCCGCGCTGTCCGGCAACCCGGTGGCGACCGAGGTGTGGCAGTCCGTGCACGAGGTGCCGCACGTCCGGATCGGCAAGGAGGCCGACCTCGTGGTGGTCGCCCCGGCCACGGCCGATCTCCTCGCCAAGGCGGCCCACGGCCTCGCCGACGACCTGCTCACCGCCACCCTGCTCACCGCCCGGTGTCCCGTCGTGTTCGCCCCGGCGATGCACACCGAGATGTGGGAGCACCCGGCCACCCGGGCGAACGTGGCGCTGCTGCGCGAGCGGGGGGCGATCGTCATCGAGCCCGCGGTCGGCAGGCTCACCGGCGCCGACACCGGGCCGGGCCGGCTGCCCGAGCCCACCGAGATCTTCGAGGTCTGCCGCCGGGTGCTCGCCGGGCGCGGTACCGACCTCGCCGGGCGGCACGTGGTCGTCTCGGCCGGCGGCACGCGCGAGGCGATCGACCCGGTCCGCTTCATCGGCAACCGTTCCTCCGGGCTGCAGGGCTACGCCCTCGCCCGTACCGCGGTCGCCCGCGGGGCCGAGGTCACCCTCGTGGCGGCGAACGTCGCGCTGCCCGACCCGGCCGGGGCGAAGATCGTGCGGGTCGAGTCCGCGCTCGAGCTCCGTGAGGCGGTGCTCGCCGCCGCCGAGCAGGCGGACGCCGTGGTGATGGCCGCCGCGGTCGCCGACTTCCGCCCGGAGCGGCGGAGCGACGTCAAGATCAAGAAGACCTCGGCGGAGCCCGAGCCGATCCGGCTGGTCAAGAACCCGGACGTCCTCGCCGAGCTCGTGGCGCAGCGGCGCGCCCGGCGGGAGGCCGGCGGACCGGCCGGCCCGCGGGTGATCGTGGGCTTCGCCGCCGAGACCGACGACGTGCTGGCCAACGGGCGGGCCAAGCTGGAGCGCAAGGGGTGCGACCTGCTGGTGGTCAACCAGGTGGGGGAGAACCTCGGCTTCGGCACGCCCGACAACGCCGCCGTGGTGCTCGCCGCGGACGGCGGGATGGTGGAGGTCCCCCGCGGCCCCAAGGAGGACCTCGCCGATGTGATCTGGGACCTGGTCGCCGAGCGCCTCGGCTGA
- the mihF gene encoding integration host factor, actinobacterial type, producing MALPPLTPEQRAAALEKAAKARKERAEVKSRLKRNAISLSEVLQAGQTDDVIGKMKVSALLESLPGVGKVRAKQLMERLGIAESRRVRGLGANQRAALIREFGGAEG from the coding sequence GTGGCTCTTCCTCCCCTAACCCCCGAGCAGCGCGCCGCCGCTCTCGAGAAGGCAGCCAAGGCGCGTAAGGAACGTGCTGAGGTGAAAAGCCGCCTCAAGCGGAACGCGATTTCCCTGTCCGAGGTGCTCCAGGCGGGGCAGACCGACGACGTCATCGGCAAGATGAAGGTCTCCGCCCTGCTCGAGTCGCTCCCGGGCGTGGGTAAGGTACGCGCCAAGCAGCTCATGGAGCGCCTGGGCATCGCCGAGTCCCGCCGTGTGCGGGGTCTCGGGGCCAACCAGCGCGCTGCTCTGATCCGAGAGTTCGGCGGCGCCGAGGGCTGA
- the carB gene encoding carbamoyl-phosphate synthase large subunit encodes MPRRTDISSVLVIGSGPIVIGQACEFDYSGTQACRVLKNEGFRVILVNSNPATIMTDPEFADATYVEPITPEMVEKIIAKERPDALLPTLGGQTALNTAVALHEAGVLERYGVEVIGASIEAIQAGENRERFKEIVARVAEKHGLNAESARSVICHSLDDCLRAAEELGYPLVVRPSFTLGGAGSGLAHDEEELRRIAGAGLDASPTHEVLLEESVLGWKEFELEVMRDRNDNVVVVCSIENIDPMGVHTGDSVTVAPAMTLTDREYQNMRDVAIAVIREVGVDTGGCNIQFAVHPETGRMVVIEMNPRVSRSSALASKATGFPIAKIAAKLAVGYTLDEIPNDITRETPASFEPALDYVVVKVPRFAFEKFAGADRTLTTHMKSVGEVMAIGRSFPEALQKALRSLERKGSAFTWAGEPGDLQELLEACRRPHDGRLRTMQQAIRAGATPEQLAEATGIDPWFVDQLFAIDEVARSITALDGPTLLRAKRYGFSDAQIGEILGVPEAEVRRARHELGIRPVYHTVDTCAAEFAARTPYLYSTYDEETEVPAGDRPKVIILGSGPNRIGQGIEFDYACVHASFELAKAGYETVMVNCNPETVSTDYDTSDRLYFEPLTLEDVLEIVHAEQATGPVAGVIVQLGGQTPLGLAQGLKDAGVPVVGTSPESIHLAEDRGAFGRVLAEAGLLAPKHGTARTAEEAVEVASRIGYPVLVRPSYVLGGAGMAIVYDDDTLRTFMSRVSAEHPVLIDRFLDDAIEIDVDALFDGEELYLGGVMEHIEEAGIHSGDSACALPPISLSGHDVARIRAATEAIARGVGVRGLLNVQYALAAGVLYVLEANPRASRTVPFVSKATAVPLAKAAARVMMGATIAELRAEGLLPATGDGGALPFDAPIAVKEAVLPFNRFRGVDTVLGPEMRSTGEVMGIDEFFGTAYAKSQIAVYGGLPTKGRAFVSIADRDKRAAILPVKVLADLGFEILATEGTAEVLRRNGVHVKIVRKHSDGPGPDGEPTIVQRILDGEVDLIVNTPHGGPGQSGPRVDGYEIRTAAVLRGIACITTIQGLVAAVQGIQHIARGEVGVRSLQEHARRLRS; translated from the coding sequence GTGCCTAGGCGCACCGACATCTCGTCGGTCTTGGTGATCGGCTCCGGCCCGATCGTGATCGGGCAGGCGTGCGAGTTCGACTACTCGGGCACCCAGGCCTGCCGGGTCCTCAAGAACGAGGGGTTCCGCGTGATCCTGGTGAACAGCAACCCCGCCACGATCATGACGGACCCGGAGTTCGCCGACGCCACGTACGTCGAGCCGATCACCCCGGAGATGGTCGAGAAGATCATCGCCAAGGAGCGGCCGGACGCGCTGCTGCCCACCCTCGGCGGGCAGACCGCGCTCAACACCGCGGTCGCGCTCCACGAGGCCGGGGTGCTCGAGCGGTACGGCGTCGAGGTGATCGGCGCGAGCATCGAGGCGATCCAGGCGGGGGAGAACCGGGAACGCTTCAAGGAGATCGTCGCCCGGGTGGCCGAGAAGCACGGCCTCAACGCCGAGTCGGCGCGGAGCGTGATCTGCCACTCGCTCGACGACTGCCTGCGGGCCGCCGAGGAGCTCGGCTACCCCCTGGTGGTGCGGCCGAGCTTCACCCTCGGCGGCGCCGGCTCCGGCCTCGCCCACGACGAGGAGGAGCTGCGCCGGATCGCCGGGGCCGGGCTCGACGCCTCCCCCACCCATGAGGTGCTCCTGGAGGAGTCGGTCCTCGGGTGGAAGGAGTTCGAGCTCGAGGTCATGCGCGACCGCAACGACAACGTCGTGGTCGTCTGCTCGATCGAGAACATCGACCCCATGGGGGTGCACACCGGCGACAGCGTCACCGTGGCGCCCGCGATGACGCTCACCGACCGCGAATACCAGAACATGCGGGACGTCGCCATCGCGGTCATCCGCGAGGTCGGGGTGGACACCGGCGGCTGCAACATCCAGTTCGCCGTCCACCCGGAGACCGGCCGGATGGTCGTGATCGAGATGAACCCCCGGGTGTCGCGCTCCTCCGCGCTCGCCTCCAAGGCCACCGGCTTCCCGATCGCCAAGATCGCGGCGAAGCTCGCGGTGGGGTACACGCTCGACGAGATCCCCAACGACATCACCAGGGAGACCCCGGCCTCGTTCGAGCCCGCGCTCGACTACGTGGTGGTGAAGGTGCCGCGGTTCGCCTTCGAGAAGTTCGCCGGCGCGGACCGCACGCTCACCACCCACATGAAGTCGGTCGGCGAGGTCATGGCGATCGGCCGGTCGTTCCCGGAGGCCCTGCAGAAGGCCCTCAGGTCGCTGGAGCGGAAGGGCTCGGCGTTCACCTGGGCCGGGGAGCCGGGCGACCTGCAGGAGCTGCTCGAGGCCTGCCGCCGGCCGCACGACGGGCGGCTGCGCACCATGCAGCAGGCGATCCGGGCCGGGGCCACCCCGGAGCAGCTCGCCGAGGCGACCGGGATCGACCCCTGGTTCGTCGACCAGCTCTTCGCCATCGACGAGGTCGCCCGGTCGATCACGGCCCTCGACGGCCCCACGCTGCTGCGCGCCAAGCGGTACGGGTTCAGCGACGCCCAGATCGGCGAGATCCTCGGCGTGCCCGAGGCCGAGGTGCGCCGGGCCCGCCACGAGCTCGGCATCCGGCCCGTGTACCACACCGTCGACACCTGCGCGGCCGAGTTCGCCGCCCGCACCCCGTACCTCTACTCCACGTACGACGAGGAGACCGAGGTGCCGGCCGGGGACCGGCCCAAGGTGATCATCCTGGGCAGCGGGCCGAACCGGATCGGGCAGGGCATCGAGTTCGACTACGCCTGCGTGCACGCGTCGTTCGAGCTCGCCAAGGCCGGCTACGAGACCGTGATGGTCAACTGCAACCCGGAGACGGTCTCGACCGACTACGACACCTCCGACCGCCTGTACTTCGAGCCGCTCACCCTCGAGGACGTCCTCGAGATCGTGCACGCCGAGCAGGCCACCGGCCCGGTCGCCGGGGTGATCGTCCAGCTCGGCGGGCAGACCCCGCTCGGCCTGGCCCAGGGGCTGAAGGACGCCGGGGTCCCGGTGGTCGGCACCTCGCCCGAGTCGATCCACCTCGCCGAGGACCGCGGGGCCTTCGGCCGGGTGCTCGCCGAGGCCGGGCTGCTCGCCCCCAAGCACGGCACGGCCCGCACCGCCGAGGAGGCGGTGGAGGTCGCGTCCCGGATCGGGTACCCGGTGCTGGTCCGGCCGTCGTACGTGCTCGGTGGGGCCGGCATGGCCATCGTCTACGACGACGACACCCTGCGCACGTTCATGTCGCGGGTCTCCGCCGAGCACCCGGTGCTGATCGACCGCTTCCTCGACGACGCGATCGAGATCGACGTCGACGCCCTGTTCGACGGGGAGGAGCTCTACCTCGGCGGGGTCATGGAGCACATCGAGGAGGCCGGCATCCACTCCGGTGACTCGGCGTGCGCGCTCCCGCCGATCAGCCTGAGCGGCCACGACGTCGCCCGCATCCGCGCCGCCACCGAGGCGATCGCCCGCGGGGTCGGCGTCCGCGGCCTGCTCAACGTGCAGTACGCGCTGGCCGCCGGGGTGCTCTACGTGCTCGAGGCGAACCCGCGGGCGAGCCGTACTGTGCCGTTCGTGTCGAAGGCGACCGCGGTCCCGCTCGCCAAGGCGGCGGCCCGGGTGATGATGGGCGCGACCATCGCCGAGCTGCGCGCCGAGGGCCTGCTCCCGGCGACCGGGGACGGCGGCGCGCTGCCGTTCGACGCGCCGATCGCGGTCAAGGAGGCGGTGCTCCCGTTCAACCGGTTCCGCGGGGTGGACACGGTGCTCGGGCCGGAGATGCGCTCCACCGGCGAGGTGATGGGCATCGACGAGTTCTTCGGCACCGCCTACGCCAAGTCGCAGATCGCGGTGTACGGCGGGCTGCCCACCAAGGGCCGGGCCTTCGTGTCCATCGCGGATCGGGACAAACGAGCCGCGATCCTTCCGGTGAAGGTGCTCGCCGACCTCGGATTCGAGATTCTGGCCACGGAGGGTACCGCCGAGGTGCTGCGCCGTAACGGCGTCCATGTCAAGATCGTGCGCAAGCACAGCGACGGTCCCGGTCCCGATGGTGAGCCGACGATCGTGCAGCGCATCCTCGACGGTGAGGTGGATCTCATCGTGAACACGCCCCACGGCGGTCCCGGGCAGTCGGGGCCCCGGGTCGACGGGTATGAGATCCGCACCGCCGCCGTGCTGCGCGGCATCGCCTGCATCACCACCATCCAGGGCCTCGTGGCCGCCGTGCAGGGCATCCAGCACATCGCCCGGGGCGAGGTGGGCGTACGGTCTCTCCAGGAGCACGCCCGGAGGCTGAGGAGCTGA
- the gmk gene encoding guanylate kinase: MPSESRAHGGGSSPRKPRLTVLSGPSGVGKSTVVAELRRSHPEVWLSVSVTTRKPRPGERHGVEYYFVDDAEFDRMIASGELLEWAEFAGHRYGTPRTPVLQRLAAGVPALLEIDLQGARQVRAAMPDALLVFLAPPSWEELERRLRGRGTEPADVIERRLQAGRIEMAAEKEFDVTLVNTDVKDVCRRLIALMTNSPS; encoded by the coding sequence GTGCCCAGCGAGTCCCGGGCTCACGGCGGTGGCTCCTCGCCTCGTAAGCCGCGTCTGACGGTCCTCTCCGGTCCGTCGGGTGTCGGCAAGTCCACGGTCGTCGCCGAGCTCCGGCGGTCACACCCCGAGGTGTGGCTGTCGGTCTCGGTGACCACCAGGAAGCCCCGCCCGGGGGAGAGGCACGGCGTCGAGTACTACTTCGTCGATGACGCCGAGTTCGATCGCATGATCGCCTCGGGCGAGCTCCTGGAGTGGGCCGAGTTCGCGGGCCACCGCTACGGTACGCCCCGCACTCCCGTGCTGCAGCGGCTGGCGGCCGGCGTGCCGGCGCTCCTGGAGATCGATCTCCAGGGGGCCCGGCAGGTGCGGGCCGCCATGCCTGATGCCCTGCTCGTCTTCCTGGCTCCGCCCAGCTGGGAGGAGCTGGAGCGCCGGCTGCGCGGCAGGGGCACCGAGCCCGCCGACGTGATCGAGCGCCGGCTCCAGGCCGGGCGGATCGAGATGGCGGCCGAGAAGGAGTTCGACGTCACTTTGGTGAACACGGACGTCAAAGATGTGTGCCGCCGGCTGATAGCCTTGATGACAAATTCGCCGAGCTAG
- a CDS encoding dihydroorotate dehydrogenase, producing MAVDLRTYLAHVELPNPVLTAAGCGGTGRELAHFYDLRRLGAFVTRSITVTPRAGRPTPRMAETPSGLLTGVGLQGPGVDAFLERELPWLAQRGVRTIVSIGGSTVSEYTTLARRLADEHAIMAVEVNLSCPNAEDRGRVFGRDGSAAAEVVSAVRAVTRYDVPVIAKLPPDVTDIVAVARSCVDGGADALTLINTPLGMSIDVDAMRPALAAGVGGLSGPAVRPLAVRCVWQVHAALPGVPIVGVGGVATGRDALELILAGACAVGVGTAMFQDPYACLRVLRELEELLRERGFDRVADAVGLAHRPAGPGLRETDDLEESSL from the coding sequence ATAGCCGTCGATCTGCGGACCTACCTCGCCCATGTGGAGCTGCCCAACCCGGTGCTGACCGCGGCCGGCTGCGGCGGCACCGGGCGCGAGCTCGCGCACTTCTACGACCTGCGGCGGCTGGGGGCCTTCGTCACCCGGTCGATCACGGTCACGCCGCGGGCGGGGCGGCCGACGCCGCGGATGGCGGAGACGCCGTCCGGGCTGCTCACCGGCGTGGGGTTGCAGGGCCCGGGCGTCGACGCCTTCCTGGAGCGGGAGCTGCCCTGGCTCGCGCAGCGGGGGGTGCGGACCATCGTGTCGATCGGCGGGAGCACGGTGTCGGAGTACACCACGCTCGCCCGGCGGCTCGCCGACGAGCACGCGATCATGGCGGTCGAGGTGAACCTCTCGTGCCCGAACGCCGAGGATCGGGGTAGGGTATTCGGCCGCGACGGGTCAGCGGCCGCCGAGGTGGTGTCCGCGGTGCGCGCGGTGACGCGGTACGACGTCCCGGTCATCGCCAAGCTCCCCCCTGACGTGACCGACATCGTGGCCGTGGCGCGTTCGTGTGTGGACGGCGGCGCCGACGCGCTCACGCTGATCAACACACCGCTCGGCATGAGCATCGACGTGGACGCCATGCGCCCGGCGCTCGCGGCGGGGGTCGGGGGCCTGTCCGGCCCGGCCGTGCGGCCGCTCGCGGTGCGCTGCGTGTGGCAGGTCCACGCCGCCCTGCCCGGCGTCCCGATCGTCGGCGTCGGCGGCGTGGCGACCGGGAGGGACGCCCTGGAGCTGATCCTGGCCGGCGCGTGCGCGGTCGGCGTGGGCACCGCCATGTTCCAGGACCCGTACGCCTGCCTGCGCGTCCTGCGAGAGCTGGAGGAGCTGCTCCGGGAGCGCGGGTTCGACCGGGTGGCGGACGCGGTGGGCCTCGCCCACCGGCCGGCGGGGCCCGGTCTCCGTGAGACCGACGATCTTGAGGAGAGTTCCCTGTGA
- the pyrF gene encoding orotidine-5'-phosphate decarboxylase — MTTPAPIAVALDAPDLETAARWAGLVTPHVSTVKVGLELYLRYGPDVIASVRGASGVQVFLDLKLHDIPNTVGAAARAVARLRPAILTVHAAGGAAMIRAAVEAAPHTKIAAVTLLTSLSAADLGEIGIQGPPSDAVRRLAALAVEAGAQALVCSPQEVAAVRAEVGPDIMLITPGVRPAGADTQDQARVATPEEAIANGADLLVIGRPITGAPDPGAAAAAIAAALRRAVP; from the coding sequence GTGACGACGCCAGCTCCCATCGCCGTCGCCCTCGACGCGCCGGACCTGGAGACCGCGGCCCGCTGGGCGGGCCTGGTGACCCCCCACGTGTCGACCGTGAAGGTGGGCCTGGAACTCTACCTCCGCTACGGCCCGGACGTGATCGCGTCGGTGCGCGGCGCGAGCGGGGTGCAGGTCTTCCTGGATCTCAAGCTCCATGACATCCCCAACACCGTGGGGGCGGCGGCGCGGGCGGTCGCCCGGCTCAGGCCCGCGATCCTCACCGTCCACGCCGCCGGCGGCGCGGCGATGATCCGGGCCGCGGTGGAGGCGGCGCCGCACACCAAGATCGCCGCCGTGACGCTGCTGACGTCGCTGTCCGCCGCCGACCTCGGCGAGATCGGCATCCAGGGCCCGCCGTCGGACGCGGTCCGCCGCCTGGCCGCCCTGGCGGTGGAGGCGGGCGCCCAGGCGCTCGTCTGCTCCCCGCAGGAGGTCGCGGCGGTCCGGGCCGAGGTGGGGCCGGACATCATGCTCATCACCCCGGGCGTACGGCCGGCCGGCGCCGACACCCAGGACCAGGCCCGGGTGGCGACCCCGGAGGAGGCGATCGCCAACGGGGCCGATCTCCTCGTGATCGGCCGCCCGATCACGGGCGCGCCCGATCCGGGCGCGGCCGCGGCCGCGATCGCCGCGGCGCTGCGGCGTGCCGTCCCCTGA
- a CDS encoding dihydroorotate dehydrogenase electron transfer subunit — MAASPVQVTGTVLTTRQVDAYHALTVVAPGIADRFRPGHFVTVAVGGPGSSMITRRALSIHDVTPDYGGTVELVFSVRGPGTAWLAGLRARDTLDLVGPLGRPFPLPRDPCTCVLVGWEYGSAPLFALGDVLQRRGCRIDFMLGAKTADRVFGALRARRMAETTTLVTEDGSLGLRGTVIDVLPGVIADTRADVVYASGPMPVLRGATAVAVEFGIPIQVAVEESMACGIGICMTCVVPVIGEDGVTRMVRACTEGPVFRGERVRFGDVGTIPFDALGAPGGRHA; from the coding sequence GTGGCCGCAAGTCCGGTTCAGGTGACGGGCACGGTGCTGACGACGCGCCAGGTGGACGCCTATCATGCGCTCACCGTGGTGGCGCCGGGCATCGCCGACAGGTTCCGCCCCGGTCACTTCGTCACCGTCGCCGTCGGCGGCCCCGGGTCGTCGATGATCACCCGGCGCGCCCTCTCCATCCACGACGTCACACCGGACTACGGGGGCACGGTGGAGCTGGTCTTCAGCGTGCGCGGGCCGGGGACGGCCTGGCTGGCCGGTCTGCGCGCCCGCGACACGCTCGACCTGGTCGGCCCGCTCGGCCGCCCGTTCCCGCTGCCGCGCGATCCGTGCACCTGCGTGCTGGTGGGGTGGGAGTACGGCTCGGCCCCGCTGTTCGCGCTGGGGGACGTCCTGCAGCGCCGCGGGTGCCGGATCGACTTCATGCTGGGCGCGAAGACCGCCGACCGCGTCTTCGGCGCGCTGCGGGCCCGCAGGATGGCGGAGACGACAACGCTCGTCACGGAGGACGGTTCGCTCGGCCTGCGGGGCACGGTGATCGACGTCCTGCCCGGGGTGATCGCGGACACCCGGGCGGACGTGGTCTACGCGAGCGGGCCGATGCCGGTGCTCCGCGGCGCCACCGCGGTCGCCGTGGAGTTCGGGATCCCGATCCAGGTGGCGGTGGAGGAGTCGATGGCCTGCGGCATCGGCATCTGCATGACCTGCGTGGTGCCGGTGATCGGCGAGGACGGCGTCACCAGGATGGTCCGCGCGTGCACGGAGGGGCCCGTGTTCCGCGGCGAGCGGGTACGGTTCGGCGACGTGGGGACGATCCCGTTCGACGCGCTCGGCGCACCTGGGGGCCGGCATGCCTGA
- the rpoZ gene encoding DNA-directed RNA polymerase subunit omega — protein sequence MASSAGYAEGITNPPIDTLLDVVDSKYSLVIMAAKRARQINAYYSQLGEGLLEYVGPLVETHAQEKPLSIALREIAEGLIKAEPAESS from the coding sequence GTGGCAAGCAGCGCAGGCTACGCGGAAGGCATAACCAACCCGCCGATCGACACGCTTCTCGACGTCGTCGACAGCAAGTACAGCCTCGTGATCATGGCCGCCAAGCGGGCGCGCCAGATCAACGCCTACTACTCGCAGCTTGGTGAGGGCCTGCTGGAGTACGTCGGCCCGCTGGTGGAGACGCACGCCCAGGAGAAGCCGCTCTCCATCGCGCTGCGGGAGATCGCGGAAGGCCTGATCAAGGCCGAGCCGGCCGAGTCGTCCTGA
- the carA gene encoding glutamine-hydrolyzing carbamoyl-phosphate synthase small subunit — MTALLVLEDGRVFTGTPYGAVGETFGEMVFNTGMTGYQEVLTDPSYHRQIVAMTAPHIGNTGVNLEDAESRRVWVAGYVVREPSRIASSWRATGTLGDYLAEHGVVGIAMPGTRALTRHLRERGAMRAGIFSGDALAPVEELVERVRRSPEMTGADLAREVSTPEPYVVPANGRKRFTVAAVDLGVKAMTVRRLTDRGCEVHVLPAGATAEEILARDPDGVFFSNGPGDPAAAGYAVEALRGVLDAGRPFFGICFGNQIFGRALGLGTYKLKYGHRGVNQPVKDLRTGRVAISAHNHGFAVQAPVGEPFDTPYGPAEVTHVNLNDGCVEGLRLIDRPAFSVQYHPEAAAGPHDAGYLFDRFCELMEKGDQGA, encoded by the coding sequence ATGACCGCGCTGCTCGTGCTGGAGGACGGCCGGGTCTTCACGGGGACGCCCTACGGCGCCGTCGGGGAGACGTTCGGCGAGATGGTCTTCAACACCGGCATGACCGGGTACCAGGAGGTGCTCACCGACCCCTCCTACCACCGGCAGATCGTCGCGATGACCGCGCCGCACATCGGCAACACCGGGGTCAACCTCGAGGACGCGGAGTCGCGCCGGGTCTGGGTCGCCGGCTACGTGGTGCGCGAGCCGTCGCGGATCGCCTCGAGCTGGCGCGCCACCGGCACCCTCGGCGACTACCTCGCCGAGCACGGGGTGGTCGGGATCGCCATGCCCGGCACCCGGGCGCTCACCCGCCACCTGCGCGAGCGGGGGGCGATGCGCGCCGGGATCTTCTCCGGCGACGCCCTCGCCCCGGTCGAGGAGCTGGTCGAGCGGGTCCGGCGCTCGCCCGAGATGACCGGGGCCGACCTCGCCCGGGAGGTGAGCACGCCCGAGCCGTACGTGGTGCCCGCGAACGGGCGGAAGCGCTTCACCGTGGCCGCGGTCGACCTGGGCGTGAAGGCGATGACCGTGCGGCGGCTCACCGACCGCGGCTGCGAGGTGCACGTGCTGCCCGCCGGGGCCACCGCGGAGGAGATCCTCGCCCGCGACCCGGACGGAGTGTTCTTCTCCAACGGCCCCGGCGACCCGGCCGCCGCCGGGTACGCGGTCGAGGCGCTGCGCGGGGTGCTCGACGCCGGCAGGCCGTTCTTCGGCATCTGCTTCGGCAACCAGATCTTCGGCCGCGCGCTCGGGCTCGGCACGTACAAGCTCAAGTACGGCCACCGGGGGGTGAACCAGCCGGTGAAGGACCTGCGCACCGGCCGGGTGGCCATCTCCGCGCACAACCACGGCTTCGCCGTGCAGGCGCCGGTCGGCGAGCCGTTCGACACGCCGTACGGCCCGGCCGAGGTGACCCACGTCAACCTCAACGACGGGTGCGTGGAAGGGCTCCGGCTGATCGACCGGCCGGCCTTCAGCGTCCAGTACCACCCGGAGGCGGCGGCCGGGCCGCACGACGCGGGGTACCTGTTCGACCGGTTCTGCGAGCTGATGGAGAAGGGGGACCAGGGTGCCTAG